The DNA region ttttgcagaagattgtgcTTAGCTATGAGgcgaccttccatatctgtgAACATGTTCATCGCCATAACGTCCaaatatgggctgctgaacatcctcatgcctacgtTGAGTACGAGcgtaacacccctaaagtgaacgtgtgatgtggcctgatgcatgataaggtgataggcccatttGTTTTTGGCTGAGCAGTCTGTGACAGCAAAGTCttatcttgacatgttggaattgtatgcagtgccacaatttccagaaggtgtcatctcTCAACAGGACGACGCTCCTCCACACTACGCCACCATTGTTCttgagtttctggatagaacattcccccgGCAGTGGATAGTCAGGCGCTCtttcaagccatggccaccacgatCCCCGGGTCTGAtgcccttagacttttacttttggggttatgtgaagcaacatgtaTACATTGAACGTATCAacaacattaatcacttaaaacagagaatcacagatgcTATTcgctctgttacaccagacgtccatactcatgtgtggcaagaacttcactatcatttgaatgtgtgtagggcaacaaatggagaccacatcaaactgcactgaataggtatgaaactgagagagttttccttttatttggtgcagatttcacatttctaccgtcttttgttgctttcctgtgaccagtcaaaagtgcaccatgacttacagacacactgtatattttttctttgtagctgcttaaactttttgttcttttgaatTCCACATTGACAAATAGTGCTTGGTCTTGAGGGTAGAAACGAGTAAttgaacagaagaaaaaataagggcCCATTATGTACAAATAAGTACCCTTTTCTGGGTAATGATAATTTACTGTCATTGAATCAATCACTATGGAAAACTTTTATCTAACAGGCACTATGTTAAGCTATGTTATCAAGGGTAGTGATGTAGAAGTTTCTGTCTCTGCACCAACACTAAGTATTTATGTGTGGAGGTGTGGTAATTGGGTATAGGACATCCAGCTAGAAGGTATCTACATACCACAAGGCAGTATATAATGGCAGACTATGTTAGCTTCTTCATGGAGGGCCAATGAGAACTAGAAGAGGTAGAATTTAAGGCTATATAAGATTTGgatgagttattattattatttttgacagagacagagtcagagagaggaacagatagacaggaagggagagagatgagaagcatcaattcttcattgcatctccctagttgttcattgattgctttctcatatgtgccttgaccaggggactacaacagagtgagtgaccccttgctcaagccagtgaccttgggcttcaacccatcgacctttgggctcaagccagtgaccatggggtcatgtctatgatcccatggtcaagccagtgaccccacactcaagctggtaagcccgtgctcaagctggcaaccttgaggtttcaaacctgagtcctatGTGtctcagtttgacactctatccactgcaccactgcgtggtcaggctggattggttattttttatgtttattttaaatttttatatttttcaattatagtttacattcaatattattttgtattaattttaggtgtacaacataatggaTTGATTGCTGAAGGGGCTAGGCAGACAATTCCAAGGGTGCTGCACATGCTGCTAGATAATAATGTGCAAGTCCTACAGCTAACTGACTATTAATGGACTTCAAGCTTTCATAGAAATATACCACAGAATCTGAAAGGGGACTATGTCATTAATTAAACAAAAGGAAATCCTCTAAGAGATACATGGGTAAGTTTTGTGGTGAGTGAGGCAGTGAGGGCATTTGGGTTGAGATGAAGGGAACTGGGGAAAGAGAATTACAACCCAAATCATCCCTACAAGAAGGAGTTTCGTTCCTTCTTAGCGTTAGCTCTCTGTTGCCACAATCTTGTTTGTCCCTCACCATTGCATTAGGGTCATTGATATGTtgtagagcaggcgtccccaaactacgcccatgggccatagtggcggccctccaatggtctgagggacagtgaactggccccctgtgtaaaaagtttggggacccttgttgtAGAGAAAAGGGCACAGGCTTTGGAGGCCAGATAAGCCTTCACCAGTTCCTAGCTTTGTGACTTTGGGTAAGTGAACTAGCCTTgtttggcttttgtttgtttactgcTAAAACAGGAGCAAACAAACCTACTTCATTAGGttcttttgaagaaaaatgagataataatgtGCATAACATGCTCATTGTATCTGGAATATATTAGGGGTTCAATGAATGGTAAGTTCCTCATCTATCTCTTTCTGGGGTAATGACCatgtatttatttgattattcGTCTAATCTCCTTCAAGTAGTCTCAGAAACAGACTCCTAAAGAAGACTTGAAAACACAGAGGAAATACATTAGGGTCTGCTTTGATCACTCCTCATATCCAACCTGGAGATTCCAGCCTCTTCATCCCCCCTACCCtgcagtggtgtgtgtgtgtgtgtgtgtgtgagagagagaggaagagagagagagagagagagagagagacagagagacagagagagagatttaagtcAGAACACTACACTAGCCCTCCTCAAGTCTATAATGACATATGTTCCTTTTTATAATttggcttttcctgtgtgtcatACAAGCAGTATGGCAATGTGTATACATAGAAGAGGTACAGGGTACAGTTGGCTATTAAATATCTGCACATGTTGCAAGCTTATTCTTGCCACCAAACCCCTGTACACTGGCAAGAGAAGATTAACAAGCATGAGATCTAAGACAAAATATCCTGGTGCAGGGAATAAGACATTGTCACTTTATGGGAAAGCTGGGTCTCTCTGTGGTCTCATACCTTCTCCAGTGTTTTTCCTTGTTTGGTTAACTTATGAAGTCTAAGAAATTTGCTTTTAAATCTTCTCATTATCTCTATTagtgttctctttatttttgtagGAATTTTCCCCTCCTTAATCTTTGCTCTCAGAACTCCTAACCCTCCTCCGAACCCTTTCCAACCTCATACCAATTTTCCTGAAACACTCTTCTCAACCTTCCCTCTACCTTCTCCCTAATTCCTCCATACCTAACCCAATCTTCCTCTGCCACCACCATTCTCTACTTTCTCCATCTTCTCCTACTTTATCACCCACTGACCTGTTACTACCCCTGAAATATTTAGGATCCCACCCAACCTTTTAGCCTTTTCCAATCCCTTCACTTCCTCCCAACTTACTTACCCCTTGCCCTCTTTCCTTAGCTAAGccaataaataattcaaaaacagTAGAAATTgccaatgtttattgatttttaaaaaatatcacttgcaaatttatttttattgaaaagataTTGTAATTGTTGTGATAGAGAAAAAtcttgataagaaaaaaatcaagtcagTCTAACACTACACTTTTTCAATGTTAGTTTCTAATATCTATTGTCATGCATATTGTTAGTATACATTGTAATTGAAAGAGCCACATGTTAATGCAGGATTCAAAGAAATGGGCATGCAgggttggagaaaaaaaagcagctCAAAGTCATCAGGTTCAGTCCATGATCCAAGAGGCAGAATCGTTGTACAGGTAGCTTTTGTTCATTGCCAGAGATGCAGTGGAACTTTCTGGAAGCAGCAAATGCTGATGACAGCTGAGGTAACAGAAAACAGGTTGCCAGGAACAGTCACTAGGAcgcaggatctacccagcaattaTTTCATCACGGCATCTTCTATTCCACCTGTGCCTGAAGCAATTATAGTGACAATAACGAGATGGAAAGGACACAGTGCGGGTACTCCATTCTATGTTTGGGTCATGTGTTTCAAGCCAGTGAATCCCAAGAATCAGAGGGTATTGTGGTGCATGAATAATATCAAACTGGAGCTCTTCAACATGGTTTCCAATTTTAACTTTGATAGGTGGTGTTTCCTTAGTTATAGGTCCATTAATCAGTGGACGGCCATCTACTGTTTCGAGCATCAGAGGGAAGATGTTATTGCGAATGGGCAGCTTCTCCCGTAGAACCACAGAGTGGTCAATGCTGTTTCTGTAGGAGCCTGAATCCACCATTGCCTGCTCAAAGAACTGTCGTCTTCCCAGTTGAATTTCAACAGTAAGCCATAGGGTACGGGACATGGATATTGGAAATGAGGGGGATGCATATTTATAGATTGGCCCGCTCGGGTTCCCCCTTACCGCCGGGCCTCGGTGTTTTCCGCCTGCTGCACTCGATGAGGCTTGACAGGGCAATTCCTGGCAAAATGACCAGGATGAGCACAGTAGAGGCATAAGTGGCCTTCACGGCGACGGGCCCGTTCCACTTCACTGAGATGTGGGCGATTGCTTGCACCCTGCATAGGCCGGTCTTCAGCTGGTGGACTCTCAGCCCTGGCTGTCTCCTCAGAGGGACTTGCCCCTTTTGAATTTGGATCAGGCTTATCACTTAGCTTCTTTTCTAGGCTGATGCACTTGGCGATGAGATCAGATAGATTGGTGGCTGAGCCTGTGCGAGGCAGTTCATCTCGGATAGAACTAGCAAGCCCTTCCTGCAATTGGATGCAGTGAGTACTTTCATCCCAGTTTAGCTCTTGAGTAATGAGGTGCAAGTGGGTGGCATACTGATGGACAGGGTTTTCCCCTTGGCAAAGCTGACGAATGTGGTGTTTGGCATCTTCTATGTTTTCTGGATTGTCACAAGTAGCCTGGAGCACTTGTATGAAACTTTCGAATTGCTCCAGGTGGGGGCTTGGGATATCTAGGAAGGTCTGGAAGCACCTTCCTGCCTCACCTGAGAAGCAGTTGCCAACAAAGCTCACTAAGGCTGCTTCAGTGGGATACAGGTCCCTTCTGACTCTTATGTGACTATTCAATTGAACCAAGAACTCAGGAAGCTTCTGGGTGCTGCCATGGAAGCCTAAAGGATATTCTAAGGGGAACGCTTCAGCCTCTAAACCACTGGGGGACTGTGAGAACTCTGAAGTAGCTGATGTTTCAACAGCTATTAGGCCCTCCGAGGATATTGAGGGCTGTAAGAACTCCTGGGCATCTGGAGGACCCAGAGGTTCTGAGGGAGCCCAGACCTCAAGGGGCTCCAGGTATGTCAAGGTCTCCTGGCATTCTGGTATCTCCTGGGGCTCCTGGGCATTTGGGAGATCCCGGAGCTCTGAATTCTGGGCCTCTGGAGTATCCTTGGTATCAGGAGGCTCTTGGGCCTGCTTGACTTCTGGGACCTTGTGGGCCTTTAGGGCCATTAGAGGCTTCTCGAGCTCCTTAGTTCCTGATGGCTCCAAGAACTCTGGGGCTGTTGGGGACTTCAAGAGCTTCTGTGTTTCCTGAGCCATAGGATTCACCTGTGGCTCCTGGGATGCTAGGGTCCCCCAGGCTGGGAGCTCCTGGGGCTCTCTGGATTTCTGAGGCTCCTCAAACTCTGGGGAATTTAGGGGCTCTGAGGATTTGGGGGGCTCCTGGGCTGCTGTGGGCTTCTGGAGTGGTTCATCCTCTTTGGCTGCTTGGGATTTCTGGAGCTCTGGGATCTGGGCCTGCAAGGCAGCATTTTCTTCCATAAGCCTCTGCATTTGGGCCTGCAGAATTTCATTCTCCAATTTCAGAGCAATATAAGAGGCTGCTAAGTCTTCTACCATCTTTTGAGGAAATGGGCTTGGTTTGGCAGTTGGTTGCCAAGAGAGATTGGGTCTTGTGAGGTCTTTCTAAAAGCTCCTCACAGGCTGATGTCAGGCTCCTTGAGTTTTCCAGATGGGGTTTTGGGCCCCGCCAAGGCTGATTAACAGGAGGTCACTGGGAGCCTCTGGGAATCAACAAAGGGAGGTATCTGATGATACACTGTAAAGAGAGTAGGGTCTGAGAATCAGACACTATAGAaagctctcatttaaaaaaattagaacaaaaccTGCCCAACAGTGTTGGGTTTCTTTTGCTATAAGCTCATATTCATGATCTGGGTCATATATGCTGGCTCAGACTCCATGATATTTTACAAACAGCATCTAACCATGACTGTGtgacattttgaatttttcttttgaaacttaacattatattaaaacactttttccatatttttttgttttacatagtttttaatttctaatatctGCTTAATATTCCAATGTGACACTTGGATTTTAACAGCTGCTTTCAATGACTAACTCATTTGAGCAATGTGCGGATTTTAGGCTCTGTGGTGGGCCAACCCAAGAGATATTTTTAGGAAACAGGGATAGGAAACGGGGGTAGCTCTTTCTGACACCTCAGAAATCATACTCCACAAGTAACCACACAAGACTAACCACAGGAGAAAACAAGCAATAGTAgactaaaaatatatgtgtatatgcattAGTAGACACATGcatatcatttataaaatggctcaaaatagtaaagaaaataatctttataaatgTACGTTACCATTCAGAGACTTGGTCCAGGATCTGTGCTGTCTGCCCATCGCTGAAGAGGGAAGTGTGTGAATGGCTGTGGAGGCTTGCCTTTTCTGCACACACTGAACTCAAACAAACACACCCACTCCCAGAACACGTTCCAGCTCTCCTCTGTAACTTAGCTATTTTGAGTGTggaagagtcttttttttttttttttgacagtacTTCACAGTTTAGAGCCGCAAGGAAGGTAGGATGCTGCCCTGATGTTAGACAGCTTCATGTACTCAGTCCTTGgttacattaataaatatttggcgAGGAAATGGGGAGTAATACCACTGCCCTTGTGAAAAGTTGCAAACATTTCTGAATGACCACAGTGGTTTGggactttaattttttatgtctGTCTCATATAACCTCCCCTCACTCTATCCACACTGGGCTGTTTGTTTAATTCTCAGAAAGCAGCCTGCAGCCCCTCAGTCTCATCCCCCACCTACCTATTCAGTCCCTAGGGTCCCTCCCTGCAATGTTTTCTTGGAAACTTTACCATAGACAGATCTAGGTAAGATATAATAGGGTAAGACTGTGGAGAGGCCAACTTTGTTGAAGGATACTTGTAGCAGACATGTAGGGCCCCTTACTCCTTTCGAATGTGTTGGCCCAGAGTTCTTGTCTTTCCTAGAACCTTGCAGGTGCTACAATATAGGCAGCACTCAGGTATCCACCAAGGGCTGGTCACTTGAGAAATGACCTTGCTCAAAATCTCACCTTCTCTTCTCATGAAAAATCACAGTCATACCCTGGCCATGGTCTATGTGGCCATTTTAGGTAAGGCTCCGGGCAGCTATTTTAATCCTAGTAAGGAGTGGGGTTGGGAATTGTCTTTGGCCACTTTAAAGCACAGATCAGGTCAGTTTTTCTCTCAGGCCTCTTTAAAAATGGTCAGTTCCACATTAGTCAGCATAACAGGATATGCCCAAACCACAGCAATTTGACAACTGGACTAGTTGACGCTGAATGAGGAGGCTTTGAATacgaaattaaaatattttgcaaatcaAGTTATATCCCCTTcctcctttttaatgttttagtctTTAGAAAAATGCCACACATAAAAAATACTACCCTCATCAAGGAATAACatgttttatttatgtgaatttttcAGATAACTAAAGCCTTCCCTTTGAGAATCCAAAATACACAGTTGATATTTACCTTACTAATTAAAAAAtcagataaatatttatatcaagcattacatttctttctccattcttaAGTGATTTTGAACatgatttaattgattttttaatagtttgagGACATACTTACACAAACCTGTTCCTTTACTATGTTATTATACTATGTTGCTTTCTGAAAGTGACTGAAAGAGAGGTACAAAGTGGCCTGTCTCCAAATTCAGTAACTTCAAATTACTatgctttaaaactttttataatttgtttttcttttgtattttatctattcttttgCTATCAGGCCATCACACTGTTACCTGCATGCCTGCCCATAGTAAGTATAGACAAATTTGGCAAATTACTTAGTCCATCTAAAACTTAGTTTATGAACTATAAAATGGAGCTATTAATTGTACTTAACTTTATACATTTGTTGCAAAGATCTAGTGAAATAATGCATGTAGAAGATTTAGCACAGTTTCTAGTAGCTAGTAGCACCCAATAAAGgttcatattaataataatagcaataacaacaataataataacctgTAGGCACAGAAACCTgactttaagttattttttaatttcttgtgacTTGGGAAATTGGATAAGGAAGCTTGCTAGAATTTTGTAAGAGCTGAGCAGAGGCTTTCATATGAAGAAATCTACCGTGCATAAGTTTTATGGCATTGATTTTTCACCATTCAgaggctttttttccccttcctgactGGATTGTGGATGATTTAGTTTACCAAATAATACTCTAGAATCAGAACTGGAGGCACCTAAGCAGAAAGAAGAGATGATTAACAAGGAAATTATGGATCAACCAAGAGATGTTAAAAAGTCCATGGACTAAAGCACTGAACAGTGCCTCACCTACAGGTATATTTATATGTGGACAAACACAGGGACCTTTTTTCCCTTCAAAGCCCCTGCAAAAGAGCAAAGGCCAAATTCGACATTCATAAGTACAAGTTCCAAACTGTCTAAACATAGAGAATTATTCTCTTTTGTGTGGAAATAAAGAGCTACACTGACTTTTTGTCAAGATGCTTGAAGTAGTTTTAGTATCCTGATATAATCAAGCAAGAATTAGGAAAGTAATCACATTCAAACTCTCATcatgtttcccctacattttaaTCCTTCTTCTTACACTACAACACAGTGCAATTTATGTAGCCTTTAAAATagttatgaaaacattttaagtaaatGAGGTTTTGTTAATggggcaaataattttttaaagagtaagaGAAGACAAATATGTTCAATTAACAGATATGAAAAGACTGCACAGTTTTGCTCAGTTATGTTAATAAGTTGCACATGTTGATTGTTAGCttagggagaaagggaagggaaacattAAATAAGATGAAATTCTACTTTGTACATTCCATAAAGaatcatgattttattttgtcGGCAAATATATAATCTGAAATATTTTAGGTCTCTGCCGGGGGCTTCTTCCCCAAAGCTGGATGAGCTGCATCTTCAGGGAACTCAAGCTTCTGCTCCTCCTTCTTCCCACCTGGGGAAGAAAGTCAATAGGGTAGGTTACCCCACAGGTCCCTGGCACGATGCCCAATGGCCCCTTGGAGGCAGACGCACCGTGGTGTGCTATTTTCAACATGTTATTCTTAAATTTGCATTAGACTTTCAACACCTTATTAAGTTTAACCCATAATGTGCTTAGCACAGATTTAAGCTTTTCATTGTCATCAACATCATACAGCCCTGGGACAGCATGAGTTCCAATTCCTTTGGAAGTTGGAAAGCTTTCCAAGAATTTTCCTTACACATATGACTCAGATCCAGAGCACCTGGTCTGGAATAGAAACAGGGTCTACCCCAGTACAACTCTAAAGGAGCCAGAATTTGTTGCCCTTACTGCCTTTACAGCATTTACCatcttctcttattttatttctatcgaTTTTTTTTGGGTGACATTGTTTTACAAAACCATACAGTTTTCAagtgtaaaactcaacaaaacatctcattttatttcttggtcTATGCATACTTAGGTGGCCTTTGGCCTTAATCAGCTGacactttaagaaaataaatcccTGTTAAATATCACCTCATATAGTCCTAAAAGGAACTTTCTTTgggtgtttatatttttataggatATCCTGAAAATCAATAACCACTTCAAGGCCCTCATGTGGGTAGAGATATTCTGGGACAGAAGTACAATTTTGACAACCTTCAGATCACACCATTCAGGTGGtcctatattttgttttctaataaggCTGGCCCAGTATAGCTTCTAGTATTTGCAGAGTTTCTTAATCATTTCACTGAACTCAGGTGATGTGCTGACTAGCCTGCCCTAGCGAAGGGTTTAAGCAACCACCACCACAACCTAACAGGGGAATAGATGGTCATTGTTATAACTCCATTTCTGGGAGAT from Saccopteryx leptura isolate mSacLep1 chromosome X, mSacLep1_pri_phased_curated, whole genome shotgun sequence includes:
- the RTL3 gene encoding retrotransposon Gag-like protein 3, giving the protein MVEDLAASYIALKLENEILQAQMQRLMEENAALQAQIPELQKSQAAKEDEPLQKPTAAQEPPKSSEPLNSPEFEEPQKSREPQELPAWGTLASQEPQVNPMAQETQKLLKSPTAPEFLEPSGTKELEKPLMALKAHKVPEVKQAQEPPDTKDTPEAQNSELRDLPNAQEPQEIPECQETLTYLEPLEVWAPSEPLGPPDAQEFLQPSISSEGLIAVETSATSEFSQSPSGLEAEAFPLEYPLGFHGSTQKLPEFLVQLNSHIRVRRDLYPTEAALVSFVGNCFSGEAGRCFQTFLDIPSPHLEQFESFIQVLQATCDNPENIEDAKHHIRQLCQGENPVHQYATHLHLITQELNWDESTHCIQLQEGLASSIRDELPRTGSATNLSDLIAKCISLEKKLSDKPDPNSKGASPSEETARAESPPAEDRPMQGASNRPHLSEVERARRREGHLCLYCAHPGHFARNCPVKPHRVQQAENTEARR